One Capsicum annuum cultivar UCD-10X-F1 chromosome 2, UCD10Xv1.1, whole genome shotgun sequence genomic window carries:
- the LOC107861479 gene encoding glucan endo-1,3-beta-glucosidase, acidic: protein MALLFPFTKCSSVVPLVALFVLFICGLQMTGVHSVGVCYGKIADNLPSDSDVVNHCHANGINKIRLYYPDTNVLNALRGSNIEVLLDVPVEHVKTLAQDPNQARIWVNNNIKAYFPSVRFKYIAVGNEISPIKHVEFAPFVGPAIENVHNAIVEAGLQGQIKVSTATYSALLTNTWPPQNSIFNPDWRGFTDPIVKLLKDNNLPLLVNIYPYFSYIYNTKDIPLSYALFTDSGRNSAGYQNLFDALVDSMYYALEKSGAPNVEIVVSETGWPSYGHPAATTDNARTYYRNLINHVRNGTPKKPGRNIETFLFAMFDENRKGGDETERHFGLFYPDRNSKYDQLNFNN, encoded by the exons ATGGCTCTTCTTTTTCCCTTCACCAAGTGTTCCTCTGTTGTACCTTTGGTTGCACTGTTTGTGCTGTTCATATGTGGCCTCCAAATGACAG GAGTACACTCTGTTGGGGTATGTTATGGAAAAATTGCTGATAATTTGCCATCAGATTCTGATGTTGTAAATCATTGTCATGCCAATGGAATCAATAAAATCAGACTATATTATCCAGACACTAATGTTTTGAATGCTCTAAGGGGAAGTAACATTGAAGTCCTTCTTGATGTCCCAGTTGAACATGTCAAAACTCTAGCACAAGATCCTAATCAAGCCAGAATTTGGGTGAACAATAACATAAAAGCCTACTTCCCTAGTGTTAGATTCAAGTATATCGCGGTTGGAAATGAAATCAGCCCAATAAAACATGTTGAATTTGCTCCATTTGTTGGTCCTGCGATTGAGAATGTCCATAACGCGATAGTAGAAGCAGGATTGCAAGGCCAAATTAAGGTCTCAACCGCGACATATTCAGCCTTGTTAACAAACACATGGCCTCCCCAGAACAGTATTTTTAATCCAGACTGGAGAGGTTTCACTGATCCAATAGTGAAACTTCTCAAAGACAACAATCTGCCGTTGCTAGtaaatatttacccatatttcaGTTACATCTATAACACCAAAGACATACCACTTTCTTATGCATTGTTTACAGATTCAGGAAGAAACTCAGCTGGCTATCAAAATCTTTTTGACGCGCTAGTTGATAGTATGTACTATGCTCTTGAGAAATCTGGTGCACCTAACGTGGAGATTGTTGTTTCGGAGACTGGTTGGCCTTCTTATGGACACCCTGCTGCAACAACTGATAATGCGCGAACTTATTACAGGAATTTGATCAATCATGTTAGAAATGGAACTCCAAAGAAGCCTGGAAGGAACATTGAAACATTTTTGTTTGCaatgtttgatgaaaataggAAAGGAGGGGATGAAACTGAGAGACACTTTGGATTGTTTTACCCTGACAGAAACTCAAAGTATGATCAGCTGAACTTTAATAATTAA